In Lycium ferocissimum isolate CSIRO_LF1 chromosome 11, AGI_CSIRO_Lferr_CH_V1, whole genome shotgun sequence, a single genomic region encodes these proteins:
- the LOC132036179 gene encoding stem-specific protein TSJT1-like, translating to MLAIFKSGVIDPPKELQSPASLQASIKAATPEETMKNFLSANPNNGFSIGFMDKAFLAYSNRASSYNTLQRMFCGLNDIYCIFLGNLNNLCALNKHYGLSKSANEAMLVSEAYRTLRDRGPYPAHEVLKDLEGSFGFVIYDHKADAVFVALGGDEKVKLFWGIAFDGSVMISDNVDHIKASCIKSFAPFPTGCMYHSETGLKSYEHPSYKMKAMPRVDSEGSMCGAYFKVDVYSKVNSMPRVGSAANWATWGQ from the exons ATGTTGGCAATATTCAAGAGTGGTGTTATTGATCCACCAAAGGAGTTACAAAGTCCAGCTTCATTACAAGCATCAATTAAAGCTGCAACACCTGAAGAAACTATGAAGAATTTCCTATCTGCAAATCCAAATAATGGTTTTTCTATTGGATTTATGGATAAAGCATTTTTGGCCTATTCTAATCGTGCTAGTTCATACAATACTTTGCAAAG gatGTTCTGTGGTTTGAATGACATATACTGCATTTTCTTGGGAAATTTAAACAACCTATGTGCTCTAAACAAGCATTATGGGCTATCAAAGAGTGCTAATGAGGCCATGCTTGTAAGTGAGGCATATCGGACCCTCCGTGATAGAGGCCCATACCCGGCCCATGAAGTCCTCAAGGATCTTGAAGGTAGCTTTGGATTTGTGATATATGATCACAAGGCTGATGCAGTCTTTGTTGCCCTT GGCGGTGATGAAAAGGTGAAGCTCTTTTGGGGCATAGCATTTGATGGATCCGTGATGATATCTGATAATGTGGATCACATAAAAGCAAGTTGTATCAAATCATTTGCTCCCTTCCCAACCG GGTGCATGTACCATAGTGAAACAGGATTGAAGAGCTATGAGCATCCTAGTTACAAGATGAAAGCAATGCCAAGAGTTGACAGTGAAGGTTCAATGTGTGGAGCTTATTTCAAGGTTGATGTATACTCAAAAGTTAATAGCATGCCAAGAGTTGGTAGTGCCGCAAATTGGGCAACTTGGGGCCAGTAG
- the LOC132038213 gene encoding helicase sen1-like, giving the protein MGGGSSMEKKKIAWPKDDFIDLVLSWSIKDIFDDTLYQDQVEKIPQSFESAEHYIGSFFFPLLEETRADIAASLKDIVKAPFAELISFDEVEPNGAFDVKVDYWRNKCSDGRVPYRTSPGDIVLISNANPETANDLQRSGYWTFASVIDANENDALVNFKVRVPPYSGIVKGMRQSCHIVFLVNVMPNNRVWDALRMRKNLNMIEKVLRPVPEKRIGQKCDVCSTSINDESVGAVACNLLSKLNDSQASAILTSLATVKCRHKASVELICGPPGTGKTRTLSAMLVTLLRMKCRTITCAPTDVATARVASKLVQLVQETYKNEFDGFCPLGDILLFGNNNCEDGEDIAEISLDYRVGRLAECLAPMTGWNHCVSSMINFLEELSEQEEAPKVKVKNSSLIDFSQFSSIASSLRKFLLTICTHVPIRFLRGENVESIVRALSLLNSHERMLFHKNVGSRELQKLFSCQQTFGVSLSSQSLVLLKDLQKSLGKLDFPTATRKDRITEFCIQMASSVFSSASTSYKLHSVDMEPFDLLVVDDACQLKECEAVIPLQLRVACSSISSGNESRFNSSQAILKWDNCFTKLQLDLRAQP; this is encoded by the exons atggGAGGGGGTTCTTCtatggagaagaagaagattgcATGGCCTAAAGatgattttattgatttggtCCTCTCATGGTCTATCAAAGATATTTTTGATGACACTTTATATCAAGATCAG GTGGAGAAGATTCCACAATCATTTGAATCAGCAGAGCATTACATTGGCTCTTTCTTCTTCCCCTTACTTGAAGAAACACGAGCGGACATTGCTGCTTCCTTGAAAGACATAGTCAAAGCACCATTTGCTGAATTAATCTCCTTTGATGAAGTAGAGCCAAATGGAGCTTTTGATGTTAAGGTTGACTATTGGAGGAATAAATGTAGTGATGGTCGGGTGCCTTATAGGACATCGCCAGGAGATATTGTTCTTATCTCGAATGCAAACCCTGAAACGGCTAATGACCTGCAGCGATCGGGATATTGGACATTTGCGTCTGTTATTGATGCCAATGAGAATGATGCATTGGTTAATTTTAAAGTCAGAGTTCCTCCATATAGCGGAATTGTTAAGGGAATGCGACAATCGTGCCATATAGTGTTTTTGGTGAATGTAATGCCGAACAACAGAGTCTGGGACGCGTTGCGTATGAGAAAGAATTTGAATATGATTGAGAAAGTCCTGCGCCCTGTGCCCGAG AAACGGATCGGACAGAAATGTGATGTTTGTTCCACATCCATTAATGATGAATCAGTTGGAGCAGTTGCGTGTAATCTGTTGTCCAAGTTGAACGATTCGCAGGCTAGTGCAATACTTACCTCTCTTGCCACCGTGAAGTGTCGCCACAAGGCTTCCGTTGAACTTATTTGTGGTCCACCTGGTACAGGAAAGACTAGGACGCTAAGTGCAATGCTCGTTACACTACTGCGAATGAAGTGTAGAACCATTACTTGTGCCCCAACGGACGTAGCTACAGCCCGAGTTGCTTCAAAGTTGGTTCAACTGGTTCAGGAGACGTATaagaatgaatttgatggcTTTTGTCCTTTGGGTGATATTCTGTTGTTTGGGAATAATAACTGTGAAGATGGTGAAGATATTGCGGAGATTTCCCTCGATTATCGTGTTGGCAGGTTGGCGGAGTGCCTTGCACCAATGACTGGTTGGAATCACTGTGTAAGTTCTATGATTAATTTTCTGGAGGAACTCAGTGAGCAAGAGGAAGCTCCGAAGGTAAAGGTGAAAAACAGCTCATTGATAGATTTTTCCCAGTTTAGTTCGATAGCTTCATCTCTTCGGAAATTTTTGCTTACAATCTGTACCCATGTACCTATACGGTTTCTTCGAGGAGAAAACGTTGAAAGCATAGTGCGCGCTCTCTCCCTACTTAATTCTCATGAGAGGATGTTATTTCATAAGAATGTCGGTTCTAGAGAACTACAGAAGCTCTTTTCTTGTCAGCAAACATTTGGGGTGTCCTTAAGTAGCCAGTCCCTTGTTCTTCTAAAAGATCTTCAGAAATCTCTTGGGAAACTGGATTTTCCTACTGCGACGAGAAAGGATCGGATAACGGAGTTCTGCATCCAAATGGCTTCCTCGGTTTTTTCTAGTGCTTCTACTTCATATAAGCTACATTCAGTGGATATGGAACCATTTGActtattggttgttgatgatgcCTGCCAGTTGAAGGAGTGTGAAGCGGTCATACCTCTTCAACTTCGAG TTGCTTGTAGCTCTATATCATCAGGGAATGAATCACGTTTCAACTCATCCCAAGCTATTTTGAAATGGGACAATTGTTTTACTAAACTGCAACTCGACCTTAGGGCTCAACCTTAA